The Drosophila mauritiana strain mau12 chromosome 2R, ASM438214v1, whole genome shotgun sequence genome has a segment encoding these proteins:
- the LOC117135825 gene encoding arginine-hydroxylase NDUFAF5, mitochondrial isoform X1, with product MLRKLTKLSTLKVRCELRALSSLTQTSQHIFDRNAKRLQKERAALSEDVGLYDYLKEEIGFRLADRVFDIKREFKAAADIGCSRGYLSRHILAESVEQLTLTDTSATMLEQAQGTPGLKMVKLVKDEEQLDFEDNSLDLVISSLSLHWVNDLPGCFARIKQSLKPDGVFIASMFGGDTLYELRSSLQLAELERKGGISPHISPFTQIRDIGSLLNRAGFTMLTIDTDELVIGYPSMFELMWDLKGMAENNAAFNRPAHLSRETMLAASAIYQELYAKPNEKGIPATFQIIYFVGWKPGPNQPQPLERGTGEVSLKDLGSIIEKGGKLDTKAGD from the exons ATGTTAAGAAAATTAACAAAACTATCGACCCTAAAGGTCAGATGTGAACTCCGCGCCCTATCCTCACTCACCCAAACATCGCAACATATATTCGACCGCAATGCCAAGAGATTACAGAAGGAAAGAGCCGCACTCAG cGAAGATGTCGGACTTTACGATTACTTAAAAGAGGAGATCGGCTTCCGCCTGGCAGACAGAGTATTCGACATTAAGCGGGAATTCAAGGCGGCGGCGGACATCGGATGCAGTCGCGGCTATCTGTCCAGACACATCCTGGCGGAGAGTGTGGAGCAGCTGACGCTCACGGACACCAGTGCCACGATGCTGGAGCAGGCACAGGGCACTCCGGGTCTGAAAATGGTGAAACTGGTTAAGGACGAGGAGCAGCTGGAT TTTGAGGACAATTCACTCGATCTGGTCATCTCTAGCCTGAGTCTGCACTGGGTGAATGATCTGCCCGGCTGCTTTGCCAGAATTAAGCAGAGTCTGAAACCGGATGGCGTCTTTATAGCGTCCATGTTTGGCGGAGACACTCTGTACGAGTTGCGCTCCTCCCTTCAACTGGCCGAGCTGGAGCGCAAAGGTGGCATATCTCCGCACATCTCGCCCTTCACTCAGATTAGAGATATTGGTTCCCTGCTAAATCGCGCCGGCTTTACCATGCTGACCATAGACACTGATGAACTGGTCATCGGTTATCCCAGCATGTTCGAACTGATGTGGGATCTCAAGGGTATGGCAGAGAACAATGCTGCATTCAATCGACCCGCTCACCTGAGTCGAGAAACGATGCTCGCGGCCAGTGCCATCTACCAGGAGTTGTATGCAAAGCCCAACGAGAAGGGCATACCTGCAACCTTCCAAATCATCTACTTTGTGGGCTGGAAACCCGGTCCCAATCAGCCACAGCCTCTGGAAAGAGGAACCGGTGAGGTGTCGCTCAAGGATCTAGGTTCGATTATCGAAAAGGGCGGCAAGCTGGACACCAAAGCGGGGGATTAG
- the LOC117135825 gene encoding arginine-hydroxylase NDUFAF5, mitochondrial isoform X2, with amino-acid sequence MWFEDNSLDLVISSLSLHWVNDLPGCFARIKQSLKPDGVFIASMFGGDTLYELRSSLQLAELERKGGISPHISPFTQIRDIGSLLNRAGFTMLTIDTDELVIGYPSMFELMWDLKGMAENNAAFNRPAHLSRETMLAASAIYQELYAKPNEKGIPATFQIIYFVGWKPGPNQPQPLERGTGEVSLKDLGSIIEKGGKLDTKAGD; translated from the exons ATGTGG TTTGAGGACAATTCACTCGATCTGGTCATCTCTAGCCTGAGTCTGCACTGGGTGAATGATCTGCCCGGCTGCTTTGCCAGAATTAAGCAGAGTCTGAAACCGGATGGCGTCTTTATAGCGTCCATGTTTGGCGGAGACACTCTGTACGAGTTGCGCTCCTCCCTTCAACTGGCCGAGCTGGAGCGCAAAGGTGGCATATCTCCGCACATCTCGCCCTTCACTCAGATTAGAGATATTGGTTCCCTGCTAAATCGCGCCGGCTTTACCATGCTGACCATAGACACTGATGAACTGGTCATCGGTTATCCCAGCATGTTCGAACTGATGTGGGATCTCAAGGGTATGGCAGAGAACAATGCTGCATTCAATCGACCCGCTCACCTGAGTCGAGAAACGATGCTCGCGGCCAGTGCCATCTACCAGGAGTTGTATGCAAAGCCCAACGAGAAGGGCATACCTGCAACCTTCCAAATCATCTACTTTGTGGGCTGGAAACCCGGTCCCAATCAGCCACAGCCTCTGGAAAGAGGAACCGGTGAGGTGTCGCTCAAGGATCTAGGTTCGATTATCGAAAAGGGCGGCAAGCTGGACACCAAAGCGGGGGATTAG
- the LOC117135821 gene encoding USP6 N-terminal-like protein isoform X2: MTDGDQQEALVKRAEDEREDIFRRYELGLDPSNVVDSWENPTFEIYHRTDKYGFLHDSRLPSTRDAQEVHRNKIEMERDKKWMKMLNQWPPPQDKLHKRVYKGIPDRVRMVAWNKLLDIKKSIDNNAGVYLRMLQLARKYSTETRQIDADVNRQFRDNLAFRERYSVKQCSLFNVLNAYSIYNSELGYCQGMACVAGVLLLYLHEEEAFWALNTLITDQKYGMHGLFIEGFPKLTRFIDHHDRIMSKIMRKLHKHFTKHNVDALLYAIKWFFVVFVERVPFSLSLRVWDIFMLDGDRVILSMAITILYLHKDELLRLKDMDAIIEYLQVRLHKNFGYSDDDAIQALERVMKKLKDLKLDVPPPAKSNEFPTRKLGDFVEADMEKKIGRRRNDYTDAEKQVITDVISRQEQNAIDVQSTVSYETSECATVTLTVPEDSHSIRSSLAGTSVASHGSSETMSLEDNNIHLRTANMLQNTPQREMLLGT; this comes from the exons ATGACAGACGGCGATCAGCAAGAGGCTCTGGTCAAGCGGGCCGAGGACGAGCGCGAGGACATCTTCCGGCGCTATGAACTCGGGCTGGATCCCAGCAATGTGGTGGACTCCTGGGAGAATCCCACCTTTGAGATCTACCACAGGACAGACAA ATATGGCTTCTTGCACGACTCGCGGCTGCCGTCGACGCGTGATGCCCAGGAGGTGCATCGCAACAAGATCGAAATGGAGCGGGACAAAAAGTGGATGAAGATGCTCAATCAGTGGCCGCCGCCCCAGGATAAGCTGCACAAGCGCGTCTACAAGGGCATACCGGATCGCGTGCGAATGGTGGCCTGGAATAAGCTGCTCGACATCAAGAAATCGATAGACAACAATGCTGGCGTCTACCTCCGAATGCTGCAGCTGGCCAGGAAGTACTCCACGGAGACGCGACAGATCGATGCAGATGTGAATCGTCAGTTTCGCGACAATCTTGCCTTTCGCGAGCGCTACAGCGTAAAGCAGTGCTCGCTATTCAATGTGCTCAACGCCTATAGCATCTACAACTCGGAGCTGGGCTACTGCCAGGGCATGGCGTGTGTGGCTGGCGTGCTGTTGCTGTATTTGCACGAGGAGGAGGCTTTTTGGGCATTAAATACGCTGATAACAGACCAAAAATACGGCATGCACGGGCTGTTTATCGAGGGATTCCCGAAGCTGACGCGATTCATCGATCACCACGACCGCATCATGTCGAAAATAATGCGAAAACTACACAAGCACTTTACCAAACACAACGTTGACGCCCTGCTGTACGCCATTAAGTGGTTCTTTGTCGTCTTCGTGGAACGC GTTCCATTCAGCTTGAGTTTGCGCGTGTGGGATATATTCATGTTAGACGGCGATCGCGTCATTCTGTCCATGGCTATCACCATTCTGTACCTTCACAAAGACGAGCTGTTGCGCCTAAAGGACATGGACGCTATCATTGAGTACTTGCAAGTACGGCTGCACAAGAACTTTGGCTACAGCGACGATGATGCAATTCAGGCTTTGGAACGCGTGATGAAGAAGCTGAAGGACCTCAAGTTAGATGTGCCGCCGCCAGCCAAGTCAAACGAGTTCCCCACCCGCAAACTAGGTGACTTCGTGGAGGCGGATATGGAGAAGAAGATCGGGCGCAGACGCAATGATTACACAGACGCGGAGAAGCAAGTCATAACAGATGTGATATCAAG ACAAGAACAAAACGCGATCGACGTTCAGTCCACAGTGTCCTACGAGACTTCGGAGTGCGCAACGG TTACGCTTACCGTTCCCGAGGATTCGCACTCAATACGAAGTTCGCTTGCAGGTACTTCAGTTGCCTCGCACGGCTCCTCGGAAACCATGTCGCTGGAGGACAATAA CATTCACCTGAGGACCGCCAACATGCTGCAGAACACTCCGCAGCGCGAGATGCTCCTGGGCACCTGA
- the LOC117135821 gene encoding USP6 N-terminal-like protein isoform X1, which translates to MTDGDQQEALVKRAEDEREDIFRRYELGLDPSNVVDSWENPTFEIYHRTDKYGFLHDSRLPSTRDAQEVHRNKIEMERDKKWMKMLNQWPPPQDKLHKRVYKGIPDRVRMVAWNKLLDIKKSIDNNAGVYLRMLQLARKYSTETRQIDADVNRQFRDNLAFRERYSVKQCSLFNVLNAYSIYNSELGYCQGMACVAGVLLLYLHEEEAFWALNTLITDQKYGMHGLFIEGFPKLTRFIDHHDRIMSKIMRKLHKHFTKHNVDALLYAIKWFFVVFVERVPFSLSLRVWDIFMLDGDRVILSMAITILYLHKDELLRLKDMDAIIEYLQVRLHKNFGYSDDDAIQALERVMKKLKDLKLDVPPPAKSNEFPTRKLGDFVEADMEKKIGRRRNDYTDAEKQVITDVISRQEQNAIDVQSTVSYETSECATGDGYSMKTFESITSLATSPANSSYSLYSNGFVVTTIDSEQDPARSQSIHNLSYLQTHPALPPNGLQHMRHSFSSDSDSRNRIDLDQALEVLQRQQLPLHPKTPSSQVVYIVQNGGGGGRYMDGHRDAADDDDDDALSVENTRL; encoded by the exons ATGACAGACGGCGATCAGCAAGAGGCTCTGGTCAAGCGGGCCGAGGACGAGCGCGAGGACATCTTCCGGCGCTATGAACTCGGGCTGGATCCCAGCAATGTGGTGGACTCCTGGGAGAATCCCACCTTTGAGATCTACCACAGGACAGACAA ATATGGCTTCTTGCACGACTCGCGGCTGCCGTCGACGCGTGATGCCCAGGAGGTGCATCGCAACAAGATCGAAATGGAGCGGGACAAAAAGTGGATGAAGATGCTCAATCAGTGGCCGCCGCCCCAGGATAAGCTGCACAAGCGCGTCTACAAGGGCATACCGGATCGCGTGCGAATGGTGGCCTGGAATAAGCTGCTCGACATCAAGAAATCGATAGACAACAATGCTGGCGTCTACCTCCGAATGCTGCAGCTGGCCAGGAAGTACTCCACGGAGACGCGACAGATCGATGCAGATGTGAATCGTCAGTTTCGCGACAATCTTGCCTTTCGCGAGCGCTACAGCGTAAAGCAGTGCTCGCTATTCAATGTGCTCAACGCCTATAGCATCTACAACTCGGAGCTGGGCTACTGCCAGGGCATGGCGTGTGTGGCTGGCGTGCTGTTGCTGTATTTGCACGAGGAGGAGGCTTTTTGGGCATTAAATACGCTGATAACAGACCAAAAATACGGCATGCACGGGCTGTTTATCGAGGGATTCCCGAAGCTGACGCGATTCATCGATCACCACGACCGCATCATGTCGAAAATAATGCGAAAACTACACAAGCACTTTACCAAACACAACGTTGACGCCCTGCTGTACGCCATTAAGTGGTTCTTTGTCGTCTTCGTGGAACGC GTTCCATTCAGCTTGAGTTTGCGCGTGTGGGATATATTCATGTTAGACGGCGATCGCGTCATTCTGTCCATGGCTATCACCATTCTGTACCTTCACAAAGACGAGCTGTTGCGCCTAAAGGACATGGACGCTATCATTGAGTACTTGCAAGTACGGCTGCACAAGAACTTTGGCTACAGCGACGATGATGCAATTCAGGCTTTGGAACGCGTGATGAAGAAGCTGAAGGACCTCAAGTTAGATGTGCCGCCGCCAGCCAAGTCAAACGAGTTCCCCACCCGCAAACTAGGTGACTTCGTGGAGGCGGATATGGAGAAGAAGATCGGGCGCAGACGCAATGATTACACAGACGCGGAGAAGCAAGTCATAACAGATGTGATATCAAG ACAAGAACAAAACGCGATCGACGTTCAGTCCACAGTGTCCTACGAGACTTCGGAGTGCGCAACGG GTGATGGATACTCAATGAAAACGTTTGAGAGTATCACTAGCTTAGCCACCTCGCCGGCGAATAGCAGCTACTCGCTGTACAGCAATGGATTTGTGGTGACCACTATCGATAGTGAACAAGATCCCGCCCGCAGCCAGAGTATCCACAATCTCAGCTACCTGCAGACGCATCCAGCTCTGCCGCCCAACGGGCTGCAGCACATGCGGCACAGCTTTAGCAGCGATAGCGACAGTCGCAATCGCATCGATCTGGATCAGGCACTGGAAGTGCTCCAGCGACAGCAGCTGCCCCTCCACCCGAAGACTCCCAGCAGCCAGGTGGTGTATATCGTGCAAAACGGAGGCGGAGGCGGCAGGTACATGGACGGGCATCGGGATGCTgcggatgatgatgacgatgatgcgCTGAGCGTGGAGAACACACGCCTTTAA